From a region of the Nyctibius grandis isolate bNycGra1 chromosome 10, bNycGra1.pri, whole genome shotgun sequence genome:
- the ATOX1 gene encoding copper transport protein ATOX1: MPKHEFFVDMTCEGCSNAVTRVLHRLGGVQFDIDLPNKKVCIDSEHNVDTLLETLKKTGKNASYLGEKSAQ; this comes from the exons aTGCCG AAACACGAATTCTTTGTGGACATGACCTGTGAAGGCTGCTCTAATGCGGTCACCCGTGTCCTGCACCGGTTGGGAG GTGTCCAGTTTGATATTGACCTGCCCAACAAGAAGGTGTGCATCGACTCGGAGCACAACGTTGACACCCTCTTGGAAACCCTGAAGAAGACTGGAAAGAACGCTTCCTACCTTGGGGAGAAGTCCGCGCAGTAG